A segment of the Gemmatimonas sp. UBA7669 genome:
CCCATTCGCTGTGCTGATCTTCGCCACGCACCCACACCGCCGACGGGTCGGGCATCTTTTCGATGAGAAATGTGCCACCCGTGGTGGCCGTGTTCTCGCCCACCATATCGAGTGACATGCCCCACTTGATGCCGGTGCGGCGCAGCGAGTCTTCCTTGATGTAGCGATCGGTGGAGCTGATCTCGTCGCCCCAGAGGAAGGTGACTGTGCGCTGCGGTGTGACCACATTGCGTCGCACGAGATCGGCCGCCACCCGCGCCATTTCCGCCAGAGCGCCCACACCTGACGCGTTGTCGTTGGCACCGGGTTCCTGCACGTGGGCGGAATACACGAAGCGTTCCTGCGGCTGCGTGCGACCACGCACCTCGGCAATGAGTGTGCGCTCAGGGCGACGCGCGATGCGCACGTCGATCTCGACGTGTACACGCACAGGACCACGGGTCATGGCCGCTTCCAGTGAGTCACGCGTGGCCCGTGAGGCATAGAGCAGCCAGCCCGGCTGCAGCGTGTCGCGCGCGATGCCGGAGAACTGGATGGCGTGCCGATTGCGCTCCTGCTGGTTGATGGGTGGCAGCGTCTGCGCTGCAATGACGCCCAGCGCGCCGGCCTTGAGCGCGCGCGGGAGTACGACGCGCGCATTGCCGGTGGTGAAGACAATGCGTCCCGCCACGGGAACACGTGCGAAGTTGCTGTCAGCGCCAATGCCCACGTGCACCAGTTCTGCGCGCACGCCACCGGGTGGTGTGGCAATGGAGTTGGCGGCAATCATGTTGAGATTGCGCGCAAACGCTTGCAGAGGGGCGCTCTGGCCATCCAGCGTGATGGAGGCCGCAAGCGGCGTCCAGGCCGGATCACGCATGGGCCGCGACTCGATGCGGTATACGAGCCGCGCGGCTGCGGGTGCCGAGCTTTCCTCCACGTAACCAGCGGCGCGGAGCAGTGCGGCCACGGTGTCGATGGCGGCGTCGAAGCCCTCATTGCCCGGCAGGCGGTAGAACTGCTGCACAAAGGCCACGGTGGACTTGGCGCGATCCCCGTTGATGCCGCTGTGCACACTGCGCGTGATGGCAGAGAAGGCGGCGGGCGTAGTTTGCGCCTGTGCGCTGTCCGGCGCCGCGAGCAGGCTGCCGGCAAGTAGTGCGAGCGTGCCCGCAATGTTTCGCATCGTGTTCACGGTGTCACGCGAGGTGTTGGCGTTGCGACTGATCACAAGAAACCGCGTCCAGTTGGCGGGGACGTCTTCGATGTTGCGGGCAATGATTTCGAGTCCGTAGCGGGCGGCGGCGGACTCGCCGGCCACGGCGCCCAGGCTGCGGTCGTGCTGCGCGGCCACGTCACGCGCGGCGCCGGCGGTGTCCTCGTGGGGCACCGACTGCAGCCAGGGATGGCGCGCAAAGAAGATGCGGCACTGCGCCAACGCGACCGCGTGACTGCGCACGTCGCGCAGACCGGCCAGCGTGGCGCCCGGCGGCGCCATGAGGCAGAGGTGAATGGGCACCCGCAGTTCACCGCGCACCACCACGTCGGCGCCCGCGGCAGCCAGCGCATCGAGCGCCACTCGCACCGGCCCCACGATGGCGTTCTCCACGGGGATGACGGCATAGTCCGCGTCCCCCTGCACCACGGCGGTGATGGCGTCGGGAAAGCTGCGACAGGGAACGGACGTGGCCCCATCGGGCCACTGGCGGGCAATGGCGAGTTCACTGAAGGCGCCATAGGCGCCCTGGAAGGCAACACGAGGTTCGGGGCCCGAAGTCATGCTAGAACATATTGACAGACGCGCCGTCATGCCGTAGGCATTCAGGTATGACGCATCACGCCGCGCCCAGCCCCTTCAGCCGCTACTGGTATTTTATGCCGACCCGCATGGGCCCCGGCATGTTTGGCGTGCGCTGATTCGTCACCACCGCCGCGACACCGAGAGGCCCGTGCACTGCACGGGCCTCGGTCGTTTCGGGGTTCGCGCGCACGGCCCTCGTGGAGCACCACCGCCCGGCAACGGGCCACCACACGAGGACTGCATGATCATTGTCACCGCCCCCGGCATCACGCCGGACGCACTCGACCGGATTGTCGAGCACGTCGAGCAGGCAGGACTGCGCGCCCATGTCTCGCGCGGCGCGCAGCGCACCATTGTGGGCTGCATTGGCGAAGAGGGTCGTCTGGGCGAACACGGGCTCACGCAGCTCGAGGGCGTGGAGCGCGTCATCCCCGTGCTCAAACCATACAAGCTGGCCTCACGGGAGTTCTCGGTGGCCAACACGGCCATTCACCTGGGCGACGTGGCGGACACGGTCGTTGGTGGACAGGAGGTCGTGGTGATGGCCGGCCCCTGCAGCGTGGAGGGCCGCGAGATGCTGCTGGCCACCGCCGATGCCGTGCAGGCGGCCGGTGCCCGCGTGCTGCGTGGCGGTGCGTTCAAGCCCCGCTCGAGTCCCTACGCGTTTCAGGGCATGGGCGAGGCCGGTCTCGAATTGCTGGCCGAGGCCCGGGCGCGCACGGGTATGCCAGTCGTGACCGAGGTGATGGACCCGCGGCAGGTGGAACTGGTGGCGCGTTATGCCGACGTGCTGCAGATCGGCGCCCGCAACATGCAGAACTTCGCGCTGCTGAGCGAAGTGGGTCGAGTGCAGCGTCCGGTGCTGCTCAAGCGCGGGCTCTCCGGCACGATCACCGAGCTGCTGATGGCGGCGGAGTACGTGCTGGCGCAGGGCAACGGGGATGTGATGCTGTGTGAGCGCGGCATTCGCACCTACGAAACGGCCACGCGCAACACGCTCGACGTGGCGGCCATTCCGGTGCTCAAGCGCGAAACACACTTGCCCGTGCTGGTGGACCCAAGTCATGCCGGGGGACGCGCACATCTGGTGACGCCGCTGGCACTGGCCGCCGTGGCCGCAGGCGCCGACGGTTTGATTGTGGAAGTGCATCCCGATCCGGCGCATGCCTTGAGTGATGGCGAGCAGAGTCTCGAGTACGGTGCCTTTGGCGAGATGATGACCCAGGTGCGCGCGGTGGCGGAGGCTGTGGGCCGCCGCTGTGGTTGGCGTGAGGGCATGCTCGCATGATGCCCGCGGCCGAACACAGTGTGCACGGCAGTCCGCACGACGGTCCGCACGACGGCGTGCCCGCCCTGCGCGCCGCCATGGAGCAGGTGGACGATCAGATCGTGGCCGCGCTGGCGCGTCGTATGGCGTTGGCGCGGGCCATGGCGGACGCCAAGCAGCAGGTGGGCCAGTCCATTCTTGATCCGGCGCGCGAAGTAGCCGTGGTATCGCGCGCCGCCCGGACGGCGCGCCATCTGGGATTGCCGGACCGCGACATCCGCGGTCTGTATTGGAGCATTCTGGCGATGTCGCGCCGCGCGCAACTGGAGGTCAACGCGCGGCGCGAGCCGTCAGATCATGACGAATATCTCTGATGTCTGGGACTGCGTGATGACACGCGCGCTCAGCCGATGGGCTTGATGCCCGCCTTGGGTACGACGGCGCGGCCAATCGTGCCGCGGTCACTGCCGAACCAGATGCTGCGCGTCTTCGGATCGAAGACCATGTGCCGCACGGTGTTGGGCATGCGCGGCCCGAGTTCGGTGATGCCGATGAAGCCGTTGCTGCGCGGATCGAAGCCCACGAGGCGATTGGGCTGACTGCCGGTCTCCACGAACCAGAGGCGATCATTGTCGTCGACGGTCATGGCGTAGGGCAGCGAGGTGGCGCCGCCCGGCATGGCCCATTCGCGCACGGCGCCGCTCACCGGATCAAGGCGGCCGAGGAAACCGCGTGAGTAGTCCACATACCACACGCCGCCGTCGGTGGTGAGTGCAATG
Coding sequences within it:
- a CDS encoding prephenate dehydratase domain-containing protein is translated as MTSGPEPRVAFQGAYGAFSELAIARQWPDGATSVPCRSFPDAITAVVQGDADYAVIPVENAIVGPVRVALDALAAAGADVVVRGELRVPIHLCLMAPPGATLAGLRDVRSHAVALAQCRIFFARHPWLQSVPHEDTAGAARDVAAQHDRSLGAVAGESAAARYGLEIIARNIEDVPANWTRFLVISRNANTSRDTVNTMRNIAGTLALLAGSLLAAPDSAQAQTTPAAFSAITRSVHSGINGDRAKSTVAFVQQFYRLPGNEGFDAAIDTVAALLRAAGYVEESSAPAAARLVYRIESRPMRDPAWTPLAASITLDGQSAPLQAFARNLNMIAANSIATPPGGVRAELVHVGIGADSNFARVPVAGRIVFTTGNARVVLPRALKAGALGVIAAQTLPPINQQERNRHAIQFSGIARDTLQPGWLLYASRATRDSLEAAMTRGPVRVHVEIDVRIARRPERTLIAEVRGRTQPQERFVYSAHVQEPGANDNASGVGALAEMARVAADLVRRNVVTPQRTVTFLWGDEISSTDRYIKEDSLRRTGIKWGMSLDMVGENTATTGGTFLIEKMPDPSAVWVRGEDQHSEWGGRPLAEKDIRAHWFNDFVRNRCLDRARQANWVVKANPFEGGSDHTPFLRASIPAVLLWHFTDQFYHTDLDRIEHVSSATLANVGACALTTGLLLAEGTREVASAALDELVATAQRTLATQAALSRDTLSRGGSLEHEQHILSVWRDYYLGAIDRIPEIVVGPVNLTTALDRARAQVRAAVPVLAR
- a CDS encoding chorismate mutase, with product MMPAAEHSVHGSPHDGPHDGVPALRAAMEQVDDQIVAALARRMALARAMADAKQQVGQSILDPAREVAVVSRAARTARHLGLPDRDIRGLYWSILAMSRRAQLEVNARREPSDHDEYL
- the aroF gene encoding 3-deoxy-7-phosphoheptulonate synthase, coding for MIIVTAPGITPDALDRIVEHVEQAGLRAHVSRGAQRTIVGCIGEEGRLGEHGLTQLEGVERVIPVLKPYKLASREFSVANTAIHLGDVADTVVGGQEVVVMAGPCSVEGREMLLATADAVQAAGARVLRGGAFKPRSSPYAFQGMGEAGLELLAEARARTGMPVVTEVMDPRQVELVARYADVLQIGARNMQNFALLSEVGRVQRPVLLKRGLSGTITELLMAAEYVLAQGNGDVMLCERGIRTYETATRNTLDVAAIPVLKRETHLPVLVDPSHAGGRAHLVTPLALAAVAAGADGLIVEVHPDPAHALSDGEQSLEYGAFGEMMTQVRAVAEAVGRRCGWREGMLA